The genomic stretch CCATGCCCATGCGAACAAGAAGTAGTACACCACGATTTAGTACGTCCAGCCGAGTTGGATGCCGATGTAGTACGCTTCCAAAACAACCGTGAAAAATGGATTGCATTCATTGGATTACAAAACGGACGTCCATACGAAATCTTTACAGGACTTGCCGATGATGAAGAAGGACTATTGATTCCAAAGAGCGTAGAGAACGGAAAAATCATCAAAGTAACCGATGCAGACGGAAACAAACACTACGACTTCCAATTCCGTAACAAACGCGGATACAAAACAACCGTAGAAGGACTATCAGAGAAGTTCGATCCCGAGTATTGGAACTATGCAAAACTAATCTCAGGAGTATTACGCTACGGAATGCCAATTGACAAAGTAATGAAGTTGGTAGCAAGTTTGCAACTTGATAGCGAGTCAATCAACACATGGAAAAACGGAGTAGAACGTGCTTTAAAGAAATACATCCCCAGTGGAACAAAAGCAACAGGACAAACATGTCCAAAATGTGGCGAGACACTAATCTACCAAGAAGGCTGTTTACGTTGTCCAACTTGCGGATACTCAAAATGCGGATAATTAATTTCAATTAGGAATGAGTAATTAGAAATTAATTATCAAACTACAAAAACAATAAATACGAATAAAGCCCCAAACTTGGGGCTTTATTGTGTTATAAAAGTTTATATCCTCTTAGACCTTAATAGGCTTATACATTATTTACTCAAAGGATTGCAAGATAATCTTACTCCAAGAACTAAGTAAGGATCTTTATAGTGCGGGTTTACTCCAATTTGTGCAAATATGGGTATTGACAAATATTTGTTTATAAATATATCTTTTGAGATTTTCATATTTAAATCTACAACTGCAAATTTATTGGTCTTAAATGATGAAGTAGAGTAGGGGGTTGCTCCAATCTCAAACGCTATATCAAACTTTGGTAGGGTTATTGGTACTCCCACGCTCATATATGAAGTGTATGCTCTCTCTCCTTTACTATTTACTCCGTCATATCCGGCAATGGTTGTAAACCACTTAAAAGCAAAGAATTTGCGACTATATCCTGCGTGAATCTCAATTTGATGATTATCATTGAAGTTTGTAAAACTGTTATCTTCAACCATATTCTTGGGATAGAATGATATGTAATCAACCACTGAAAATATAAAACCCCTATTGTAGTATCCTAATGTTAAATCCAATTCTTTAAAGTTGTTGTTGTCAAAAGGAATATATGCCCAACCATTTAAAAATGCTCCTTTATACGAGAAAGTAATATCGGGTTGAAACGAGCCTTTACCATATTCAACTCCTCTTATAACATATTTACTCACAATACCAGCTCCCATATTAATGGTAAAACTATCTTGTGCTGTACTTTTTGTAAATACTGCAAACAGGACAATGAATATGAGAACTACTTTTTTCAATTTAACACTAATATACTAATTCGTGATATAGCAAGTTATTTTTAAAGAAGAGTAGTTGATATTCAATAGAACTATTCCAATACTCAAGATTGTGAGTACCCGGACGAACAGTATAGTCGTGTTTAATTCCTCTCTTCAATAATTTTTTATGAAGATTATTATTTACATTATAAAAGAAGTCCTCTGTACCGCAATCAATAATTATTTTTAAATCTCCGATGTTTAAGTTTTCAATCTGGTTATAGATTGAAAACTCGTTCCATATCTTCTTGTTTTTTCGTTTTTCTCCCAATAACTCTTTCATATTCCAACTCTCCGGAAATTCTCTAATATCTACGCCTCCGCTTGTAGAGCCTGCAATACCAAATATATCAAGATGACGTATTGCAAGATACATTGCACCTTGTCCACCCATACTTAGTCCAGTAATTGCTCTTGATTCTCTGCTTTTTAGGGTGGGGTAGTTATTATCAATGTAGGGAATAAGCTCTTTTGTTATATATGTTTCAAATTTTATAGTGTCGCATATTGTACTATCCCAGTACCAACTTTTCTCTCCATCGGGGCATACAAATATCATTTCGTACTTGTCGCTATACTCTTTAAGTTCGGGCTTAATCTTTAACCATGAACCATAATATCCACCATGACCATGAAGTAGATACACAGTAGGATAATTTTTACTTTCATCATTAGGAGTTATAACAACACACTTTAAATCTCTATTCATACTATTGCTAT from Bacteroidales bacterium encodes the following:
- a CDS encoding esterase family protein, encoding MKRGIILLFILLFTTTLYAAKVDTIAVHSNSMNRDLKCVVITPNDESKNYPTVYLLHGHGGYYGSWLKIKPELKEYSDKYEMIFVCPDGEKSWYWDSTICDTIKFETYITKELIPYIDNNYPTLKSRESRAITGLSMGGQGAMYLAIRHLDIFGIAGSTSGGVDIREFPESWNMKELLGEKRKNKKIWNEFSIYNQIENLNIGDLKIIIDCGTEDFFYNVNNNLHKKLLKRGIKHDYTVRPGTHNLEYWNSSIEYQLLFFKNNLLYHELVY